From the genome of Impatiens glandulifera chromosome 9, dImpGla2.1, whole genome shotgun sequence, one region includes:
- the LOC124914536 gene encoding uncharacterized protein LOC124914536: MAASTSNICSTKFFVAVLLISAIPIAIIISLETASLSTHAYYYNSGGWMRECAKWDEVNRRFIVSFFDGGIGEIRVDDDGKEGALEEVTVVKEADLAGNSSLGMVIDRPRNRLLVAIADVFGNKYSAIAAYDLTSWNRLFLTHLTGEKTFADDVAVDHEGYAYVTDTKGSKIWKVAPDGKFLHLIESPLFKPKEWYKNLVGLNGIVYHPDGYLIVIHTFSGKLFKIETGNNKDGGEEVKPIDIIKGSLLLGDGLELLSPTKLVVAGSKTSLLVESSDGWETAQVVGKFKGPIHRLMTAATVKDDKVYVNHMIGMGYPKRKHAIVEAVFES, translated from the exons atgGCGGCGTCGACGAGTAACATCTGTTCAACGAAGTTTTTTGTGGCGGTCTTATTGATTTCAGCGATTCCGATCGCAATTATCATATCACTTGAGACGGCAAGTTTGTCAACTCACGCTTATTACTATAACAGCGGCGGATGGATGAGAGAATGCGCTAAATGGGACGAGGTCAACCGTAGATTCATCGTTTCATTCTTCGATGGAGGAATTGGCGAGATCCGAGTGGATGACGACGGCAAAGAAGGTGCGTTGGAGGAGGTGACTGTGGTGAAGGAAGCCGATCTGGCTGGGAATTCTTCTCTTGGCATGGTGATTGATCGGCCAAGGAATCGTTTACTGGTGGCGATTGCAGATGTGTTTGGCAACAAGTATAGCGCAATTGCTGCTTATGATCTTACATCCTGGAATCGTTTATTCCTTACTCATCTCACTG GCGAGAAGACGTTTGCAGACGACGTAGCAGTTGATCACGAAGGATACGCATACGTAACAGACACGAAAGGAAGCAAGATTTGGAAAGTGGCACCAGATGGAAAATTCCTCCACCTTATAGAAAGCCCTCTCTTCAAACCGAAAGAATGGTACAAAAACTTAGTCGGACTGAACGGAATTGTATACCATCCAGACGGTTACCTAATCGTGATCCACACCTTCTCAGGCAAGCTCTTCAAGATTGAGACAGGTAATAATAAGGATGGTGGAGAAGAAGTGAAGCCTATTGACATCATAAAGGGATCACTTTTGTTAGGAGATGGTTTAGAGCTATTGTCTCCAACCAAGCTTGTGGTTGCTGGATCAAAAACATCACTTCTAGTCGAGAGCTCTGATGGGTGGGAGACAGCTCAAGTTGTGGGTAAGTTTAAGGGACCTATTCATAGGCTCATGACTGCTGCCACTGTGAAAGACGACAAGGTTTATGTTAACCATATGATCGGGATGGGATATCCCAAACGAAAGCACGCTATTGTCGAGGCTGTATTTGAAAGTTAG
- the LOC124916474 gene encoding calvin cycle protein CP12-1, chloroplastic-like yields MATIFSAGTVNFSMARLVCCRVNNAQVKLPWRRNPICVRRSGQSGRLSYVTAAAAADILSEKVEKSVVEAKEVCSDDPESGECVAAWDEVEELSAAASHARDREKETSSDPLEIYCKDNPETDECRIYDN; encoded by the coding sequence ATGGCTACAATATTCTCTGCCGGCACAGTCAACTTCTCGATGGCAAGACTAGTCTGTTGCAGGGTGAATAACGCTCAGGTTAAACTGCCATGGAGGAGAAACCCTATCTGCGTGCGGCGGTCAGGACAGTCCGGCCGGTTGAGCTACGtgacggcggcggcggcggcggacaTCCTGTCGGAGAAGGTGGAGAAGAGCGTGGTAGAGGCGAAGGAGGTGTGTTCGGATGATCCGGAGAGCGGGGAGTGCGTGGCAGCGTGGGACGAGGTGGAGGAGCTGAGCGCGGCGGCGAGCCACGCCAGGGACAGGGAAAAGGAAACGTCCTCCGACCCACTTGAGATCTACTGTAAGGATAATCCTGAGACCGATGAGTGTCGcatttatgataattaa
- the LOC124914154 gene encoding vacuolar protein sorting-associated protein 51 homolog — MGVDDVPLDDKAKRMRDLLSSFYSTDPPPSLPANASSKYATLDTINTITFDADQYMNLLVQKSNLEGLLQRHVEMAAEIKNLDTDLQMLVYENYNKFISATETIKRMNSNIVGMESNMEQLLDKILTVQSKSDGVNTSLFEKREHIEKLHRTRNLLRKVQFIYDLPSRLGKCIKSEAYADAVRFYTGAMPIFKAYGDSSFQDCKRASEEAVAVIIRNLQGKVYSDSESIQSRAEAAVLLKQLNFPIDSLKAKLLEKLEQSLTDLQLDCGESINVLIVDKQILQEEIPADSAASTTHEDSTHEFAEAIRAFRAIFPDSEKQLTKLAKDLVIKHFEATEQRIRRQIFPEELLKMLRIIWTDVLLMDEVLPEAALPDFSFEAARASVELYIDSTFLQLVQDISDAVTKIPSKSKEATEEAFQLQSALDAGKRAVTDGSMNVLKEFRLLLDADFGLLLKLRDFIIDWVQEGFQNFFKKLDDRFLTLSGQNSLTSNDQDLTEGTQKEKVLSGLVLLLSQLCVFIEQSAIPRITEEIATSFSGGGLRGYEYGPAFVPAEICRIFRSDAEKFLSLYIRMRSQKVSVLLRKRFTAPNWVKHKEPREVHMFVELFLQELDVVGTEVKQILPQGLKRKHRRTDSNGSTASSRSNPLRDDKITRSNTQKARSQLLETHLAKLFKQKMEIFTKVEHTQDSVLTTILKLCLKSLQEFVRLYTFNRSGFQQIQLDIQFMRTPVKDIAEDEAAVDFLLDEVIVAAAERCLDPIPLEPPILDKLIQEKLSKTKEQNFSSLA; from the exons ATGGGGGTGGATGATGTTCCGCTTGATGACAAGGCCAAGAGAATGAGGGATCTGCTCTCAAGCTTCTACTCAACAGATCCTCCTCCATCGCTGCCTGCCAATGCTTCTTCTAAATACGCCACGCTCGATACCATTAACACCATCACTTTCGACGCAGATCAGTACATGAATCTTCTT GTACAAAAGTCAAACTTGGAGGGATTGCTCCAGAGACATGTTGAAATGGCCGCTGAGATTAAAAATCTAGACACTGACTTGCAAATGTTGGTGTATGAGAATTATAACAAGTTTATTAGTGCCACAGAGACAATTAAAAG GATGAACTCTAATATAGTGGGAATGGAATCAAACATGGAACAACTTCTAGACAAG ATACTGACAGTGCAATCAAAAAGTGACGGGGTGAATACTTCTCTTTTTGAAAAGAGGGAGCATATAGAGAAATTGCACCGCACACGTAATCTTCTCCGTAAAGTTCAG TTCATATATGATCTACCTTCCAGGCTGGGGAAGTGTATTAAGTCAGAAGCTTATGCTGATGCAGTCAGATTTTATACTGGAGCAATGCCAATTTTCAAG GCATACGGAGACTCATCATTCCAGGATTGTAAAAGAGCATCTGAAGAAGCGGTGGCTGTTATAATAAGAAACTTGCAG GGAAAAGTATACTCAGATTCGGAATCCATACAGTCAAGAGCAGAGGCTGCAGTGTTGCTGAAACAATTAAATTTCCCG ATTGACAGTTTAAAGGCAAAACTACTGGAAAAGTTAGAACAATCTCTCACAGACCTTCAGCTTGATTGTGGAGAAAGTATTAATGTCTTGATTGTTGATAAGCAAATTCTTCAAGAAGAAATTCCTGCTGACTCAGCTGCATCTACCACTCATGAG GATTCCACTCATGAATTTGCTGAAGCTATCCGTGCTTTTCGTGCAATTTTCCCTGATTCAGAGAAACAATTGACTAAACTTGCAAAAGACCTAGTTATCAA GCATTTTGAAGCTACTGAACAAAGGATCCGGAGGCAGATTTTTCCTGAAGAACTGTTAAAGATGTTAC GAATAATTTGGACGGATGTGCTTCTTATGGATGAAGTTCTACCTGAGGCTGCTCTTCCTGATTTTTCTTTTGAG GCTGCCCGTGCATCTGTGGAACTCTACATTGACAGCACATTTTTGCAGTTGGTTCAAGATATATCAG ATGCTGTTACAAAAATTCCATCTAAATCAAAGGAGGCAACTGAAGAAGCCTTTCAATTGCAGTCTGCCCTTGATGCCGGCAAAAGAGCTGTAACAGATGGCAGCATGAATGTCCTAAAG GAATTTAGGTTGCTTCTTGATGCTGACTTTGGACTACTGCTGAAGTTGAGAGACTTCATTATTGACTGGGTTCAAGAAGGATTCCAAAACTTCTTTAAAAAGCTTGATGACAGGTTCCTCACACTTTCTGGACAGAATAGTTTGACCAGTAATGATCAAGATTTGACGGAAGGAACACAGAAGGAGAAGGTTCTTTCGGGGCTAGTTCTATTGTTATCTCAACTCTGTGTCTTTATTGAACAAAGTGCCATCCCAAGGATTACAGAG GAAATTGCTACCTCTTTTTCTGGAGGTGGCCTTCGTGGCTATGAATACGGGCCTGCTTTTGTTCCTGCAGAAATTTGTCGTATCTTCAGATCAGATGCTGAAAAGTTTCTCAGTCTT TATATCCGTATGAGAAGTCAGAAAGTTTCAGTTCTTTTGAGGAAAAGATTTACAGCGCCAAATTGGGTCAAG CACAAGGAACCCAGGGAAGTTCACATGTTTGTGGAATTATTTCTCCAAGAA TTGGATGTGGTAGGAACAGAAGTAAAGCAGATTTTGCCTCAAGGCCTCAAGCGTAAACATCGCCGCACTGATAGCAATGGAAGCACTGCCTCATCTCGCAGTAATCCTTTACGAGATGATAAAATTACTCGCTCGAACACACAGAAGGCCAGGAGCCAGCTTTTAGAAACTCACCTGGCCAAATTGTTCAAGCAAAAGATGGAAATTTTTACCAAAGTTGAACATACACAG GACTCTGTGCTAACAACCATCTTAAAACTTTGCctcaagagtttgcaagagttTGTCCGTCTCTACACTTTTAATAGAAGTGGATTTCAGCAAATCCAGTTGGACATTCAATTTATGAGAACTCCTGTAAAGGATATTGCTGAAGATGAAGCTGCAGTTGATTTCCTTCTTGACGAG GTTATTGTAGCGGCTGCTGAACGATGCCTGGATCCCATACCTTTAGAGCCACCGATCTTGGATAAACTTATACAAGAAAAATTGTCAAAGACGAAAGAACAGAACTTTTCTTCTTTGGCTTAA
- the LOC124914279 gene encoding DNA replication licensing factor MCM7, whose translation MASKAVMDFDFSRDKDIAKDFLSNFANADGEAKYMKLFQEVANHKVKAIQIEIEDLLDYKDVDEDFVRRVTDNTKRYLGIFANAIDELMPEATEPFPDDDQDILMTQRAEDGSENVEGSDPKQMMPPEIKRYYEVYITGSSKGRPFTIREVKASSIGQLVSISGIITRCSDVKPLMQVAVYTCDECAFEIYQEVTARVFMPLFECPTSRCKTNITKGNLILQLRASKFLRFQEAKIQELSEHVPKGHIPRTMTVHFRGELTRKVAPGDVVEISGIFLPIPYTGFRAMRAGLVADTYLEAMSVSHFKKKYEEYELRGDEKEQIAKLADDGDMYNKLSQSLAPEIYGHVDIKKALLLLLVGAPHRKLKDGMRIRGDLHICLMGDPGVAKSQLLKHIINVAPRGVYTTGKGSSGVGLTAAVQRDPVTNEMVLEGGALVLADMGICAIDEFDKMDESDRTAIHEVMEQQTVSIAKAGITTSLNARTAVLAAANPAWGRYDMRRTPAENINLPPALLSRFDLLWLILDRADMDSDLELARHVVYVHQNKESPALGFTPLEPSVLRAYISAARKVSPSVPRELEEYIASAYSSIRQEEAKSNSPHSYTTVRTLLSILRISASLARLRFSESVLQSDVDEALRLMQMSKFSLYSEDRQRSGLDAISDIYSILRDEAARSNKMDVRYGDALNWISRKGYSEAQLKECLEEYASLNVWQIHPNTFDIRFIDI comes from the exons ATGGCATCGAAGGCTGTCATGGATTTCGACTTCAGTAGGGACAAAG ATATAGCGAAAGATTTTCTTTCCAATTTCGCCAACGCCGATGGTGAAGCCAAATACATGAAACTTTTT CAAGAAGTTGCGAACCACAAGGTCAAGGCTATCCAAATTGAAATCGAAGACCTATTGGAT TATAAAGATGTGGACGAAGATTTTGTTAGACGGGTCACTGATAATACCAAGAGATATCTTGGAATTTTTGCTAATGCAATTGATGAGCTTATGCCTGAAGCAACTGAACCATTTCCTGATGATGACCAAGATATCTTGATGACCCAACGAGCTGAGGACGGGAGTGAAAACGTGGAGGGTTCTGATCCAAAACAAATGATGCCACCGGAGATCAAACGCTACTA TGAGGTTTACATCACAGGGTCTTCCAAGGGTCGACCATTTACTATTAGGGAAGTCAAGGCTTCTTCCATTGGCCAGCTTGTGAGCATATCGGGTATCATTACACGATGCTCAGATGTGAAGCCTTTGATGCAAGTAGCTGTATACACTTGTGATGAATGTGCTTTTGAAATCTACCAG GAGGTAACAGCTAGGGTATTTATGCCTCTGTTTGAGTGCCCAACCAGTCGCTGTAAAACAAACATTACAAAAGGGAACCTAATCCTTCAACTTAGAGCATCAAAGTTTTTGAGGTTCCAGgag GCCAAGATTCAAGAGTTATCTGAGCATGTTCCAAAAGGTCATATTCCACGGACAATGACTGTTCACTTTAGGGGAGAACTCACCAGAAAG GTTGCTCCAGGAGATGTTGTAGAGATATCAGGGATTTTTCTACCAATTCCTTACACTGGCTTCCGAGCTATGCGAGCTGGTCTAGTTGCAGATACATACTTGGAGGCCATGTCTGTTTCACATTTCAAGAAAAAATATGAAGA GTACGAACTAAGAGGAGATGAGAAAGAACAAATTGCCAAGTTAGCTGATGATGGTGATATGTATAATAAGTTGTCACAATCTTTAGCACCTGAAATATATGGCCACGTAGATATTAAGAAGGCACTTCTTCTACTTCTTGTTGGCGCTCCTCATAGAAAACTTAAAGATGGAATGAGG ATCAGAGGAGATCTGCATATTTGTCTGATGGGTGACCCAGGAGTGGCAAAAAGTCAGCTTCTGAAGCATATAATAAATGTTGCGCCTAGGGGAGTTTACACCACAGGAAAAGGAAGCAGTGGAGTTGGTCTAACTGCTGCTGTACAAAGAGATCCAGTAACAAATGAGATGGTCCTTGAAGGGGGGGCTCTG GTGCTAGCTGATATGGGTATATGTGCCATAGATGAGTTTGATAAGATGGATGAGTCTGACAGGACAGCAATACATGAAGTAATGGAGCAACAGACTGTAAGCATTGCAAAAGCAGGGATCACTACATCTCTCAATGCCAGAACAGCTGTTCTTGCTGCTGCAAATCCAGCCTG GGGACGTTATGACATGAGAAGGACCCCAGCTGAAAATATTAATCTCCCTCCAGCCTTATTGTCAAGATTTGATCTTCTGTGGTTGATATTGGATAGAGCAGACATGGATAGTGATCTTGAATTGGCTAGACATGTTGTCTATGTCCATCAGAACAAAGAATCTCCTGCTCTTGGGTTCACTCCTCTTGAGCCATCAGTTCTGCG GGCATATATATCTGCTGCAAGGAAAGTATCGCCTTCTGTCCCAAGAGAGCTGGAGGAGTATATTGCCAGTGCCTACTCAAGCATCCGGCAAGAAGAAGCAAAATCAAACAGTCCCCATTCATATACTACAGTCAGGACACTACTTAGCATCCTCCGTATATCTGCt TCTCTTGCTCGGCTGCGATTTTCTGAATCGGTTCTTCAAAGTGACGTGGATGAGGCGCTGAGATTAATGCAGATGTCAAAGTTTTCATTGTACTCAGAGGATAGGCAAAGGAGTGGACTGGATGCAATATCTGATATATACTCAATATTGAGAGATGAAGCGGCAAGGAGCAATAAAATGGATGTCAGATATGGCGATGCTCTTAACTGGATATCTAGAAAG GGTTATAGTGAGGCCCAACTGAAGGAATGTTTGGAGGAATACGCATCGTTGAATGTGTGGCAGATCCATCCAAATACTTTTGACATCCGTTTTATTGACATTTGa
- the LOC124914941 gene encoding uncharacterized protein LOC124914941: MEAGKVRVKASFRLGTETHSAQAPNKEVLSEELVSFKEDIMIILKDYITRHNVPNEVPEPDEISSDEDDEESPDEGTPPKSKKRK; this comes from the coding sequence ATGGAAGCCGGTAAAGTTCGTGTGAAAGCAAGTTTCAGGCTTGGAACAGAAACACATTCGGCACAGGCTCCAAACAAGGAGGTTCTTTCTGAAGAGTTGGTCTCATTTAAAGAAGACATCATGATCATACTTAAAGACTACATCACCAGGCACAATGTACCCAATGAAGTCCCTGAACCTGACGAAATCTCTTCAGACGAAGATGACGAGGAAAGTCCAGATGAAGGAACTCCCCCAAAATCAAAGAAGCGAAAGTAG
- the LOC124916416 gene encoding histidine kinase CKI1, whose protein sequence is MENAQTGDLIGDKKTITSLMKPTSLMSGRLNPFFILMASVMLILSSLLIPLWIIKLQKIEREVDSINRNVSQRFMSEIKTITELLYNNPLNSTTTNLATILSSSIENHDVNSFSTIQTKVAPALFQALLTVPWLSRVFYAGLDGLFFSYYYMGDDRTTPFAVYSNSSNNLTCQTWYSQRVNLDSGKLYGDAIGISYNNVSWIQEAIVNNAKGYGSSGYIWNNQEEDHDDLLFMSIAGLKNRLGAVSLGFSVNSLTTNLLSGSGVDSNGGKLFLSTIDGRVLIQGIANSSLMVDASHDYSVLFVPNNGNRRNMINCGNEEEASLIIWGIEYAVYCSAIDIIGVKSVYAVLLPKKNEGFVHKNVELAMVTVISMIGAVMVLVIFFIVVMMKAGRREMFLSSSLIKQMEATQQAERKCVNKSLAFTSASHDIRASLAGLIGLIEFCRERASSGSELEMNLVQMETCAKDLLTILNSIMNISKIEAGKIELEEEVFSMGNLLEEVVDLYHPAGMKKGIDVILDPCDGSISRLQYLVKGDRTKLKQILWNLLNNAVKFTSEGHIVVRAWAKSPSLEEPDMFSSCTQTNSFCCFCVNIKDENENENDVGLQDSRLFRDPNCWEFVIEVEDTGQGIPKEKQKFVFENYVQVKETAVAHQGTGLGLGIVQSLVRIMGGEITIEDKDHANYESGTCFRFNTFMTLMPELEPEPVRGGPLSSSSPKLDQNSVVVLFIQSKQRQLVIEKFMTSMGIKVYSVKEWENFPHVVKKVKQKMMISHLTSSGRSEMSSRMDCMSSLSTKMKEFPLSSLMDGRDEPHTTLIPNFVLLVIDPSGGRFRDLSRAVAEFRRDIHESRCCTRIIWLDKPGESSIHLKGLDEDKLPSTDMIVYKPLHGSRLHNIIALLPEFGGSVQRNTNALGRAKGITEIQQKQEENDDKVLTGKRVLIVEDNGMLRMLAKNIVSSLGGMVEVCDNGEEAVELVCKRLLISDDQKLDYILMDCEVSSQILKYS, encoded by the exons ATGGAAAACGCACAAACAGGCGACCTCATTGGTGATAAAAAGACAATAACAAGCCTAATGAAGCCCACTTCATTGATGTCGGGGAGATTAAACCCTTTCTTTATACTCATG GCTTCTGTAATGCTGATCCTTTCGAGTTTGTTGATCCCTTTATGGATTATCAAACTCCAAAAGATTGAGCGTGAAGTGGATTCGATCAACCGCAATGTCAGCCAGAGGTTCATGTCAGAAATCAAAACCATTACAGAGTTACTATACAATAATCCATTGAATTCAACCACAACTAATTTAGCTACAATCTTAAGCTCATCTATTGAAAACCATGATGTGAACTCTTTTTCCACCATCCAAACAAAG GTTGCCCCTGCTTTATTTCAAGCACTCTTAACAGTTCCATGGCTGTCTAGAGTCTTTTATGCCGGACTTGATGGACTTTTCTTCTCTTATTACTACATGGGCGATGATCGAACTACACCGTTTGCTGTTTACTCAAATTCATCGAACAACTTAACATGCCAGACATGGTACAGTCAGCGTGTAAATCTCGACAGTGGGAAGCTATATGGAGATGCCATCGGCATTTCTTATAATAATGTTAGCTGGATTCAAGAAGCTATAGTCAATAATGCAAAAGGGTATGGTTCCTCAGGATATATTTGGAACAACCAAGAAGAAGATCACGATGATCTCTTATTCATGAGCATAGCCGGTCTCAAGAACAGATTAGGAGCTGTTTCTTTAGGATTTTCGGTGAATTCACTGACCACGAATCTCTTGTCTGGCTCCGGAGTTGATTCTAATGGAGGGAAGTTGTTCTTGTCAACAATAGATGGAAGAGTTCTTATTCAAGGGATTGCCAACTCCAGTTTGATGGTCGATGCCAGCCATGATTACTCTGTTTTGTTTGTACCGAATAATGGCAATCGTCGTAACATGATCAATTGTGGTAATGAGGAAGAAGCGTCGTTGATAATATGGGGAATTGAATATGCGGTTTATTGCTCTGCCATCGACATAATTGGCGTGAAATCTGTTTACGCAGTACTTCTGCCCAAGAAGAATGAAGGGTTTGTTCATAAAAATGTGGAGTTGGCAATGGTTACTGTAATATCAATGATTGGGGCAGTGATGGTGTTGGTGATTTTCTTCATAGTAGTAATGATGAAAGCAGGAAGAAGAGAAATGTTTTTAAGTTCATCTCTTATAAAGCAAATGGAAGCAACTCAACAGGCAGAAAGGAAGTGTGTGAACAAGAGTTTGGCCTTCACAAGCGCCAGTCATGACATAAGAGCGTCGTTGGCAGGGCTTATCGGTTTGATAGAATTCTGTCGTGAGAGAGCCTCGTCTGGTTCGGAATTGGAGATGAATCTCGTGCAGATGGAAACTTGTGCCAAGGATCTTCTTACAATTCTGAATTCCATTATGAACATAAGCAAGATCGAGGCGGGAAAGATAGAGTTAGAAGAAGAGGTTTTCAGCATGGGTAATTTGCTAGAAGAAGTTGTGGATTTGTATCACCCGGCTGGTATGAAGAAAGGCATCGATGTGATTTTGGATCCGTGCGATGGCTCGATCTCGAGATTACAGTATCTTGTTAAAGGCGATCGAACTAAGCTTAAACAGATCCTTTGGAATTTACTGAACAATGCAGTTAAATTTACTAGCGAAGGACATATAGTTGTTCGAGCTTGGGCTAAAAGTCCTAGCCTTGAGGAACCAGACATGTTCTCTTCATGCACGCAAACCAACTCCTTTTGTTGTTTTTGCGTAAACATCAAAGATGAAAacgaaaatgaaaatgatgttgGTTTACAGGATAGTCGCCTTTTTCGTGATCCCAATTGTTGGGAGTTTGTGATTGAAGTTGAAGACACTGGCCAAGGAATTCCTAAGGAGAAACAGAAATTTGTTTTCGAGAATTATGTTCAGGTTAAAGAGACGGCTGTTGCACACCAAGGAACCGGTTTAGGGTTGGGTATCGTTCAATCGTTGGTAAGGATAATGGGCGGAGAGATAACTATAGAGGACAAAGATCATGCAAATTATGAAAGTGGGACTTGTTTCAGATTCAACACTTTCATGACATTGATGCCCGAACTCGAACCAGAGCCGGTAAGAGGAGGACCACTGTCATCAAGCAGCCCAAAACTGGATCAGAATTCGGTGGTGGTCTTGTTTATTCAAAGCAAACAGAGACAACTTGTGATTGAGAAATTCATGACAAGTATGGGAATCAAAGTTTACTCAGTAAAAGAATGGGAAAACTTTCCTCATGTTGTAAAGAAGGTGAAACAGAAGATGATGATCAGTCATTTAACTTCTTCGGGAAGATCTGAAATGAGCTCTAGGATGGACTGCATGAGTAGCCTCAGCACGAAGATGAAGGAATTCCCCTTGAGTTCATTAATGGACGGAAGAGACGAACCACACACAACATTAATACCCAATTTCGTACTACTAGTAATCGACCCAAGCGGAGGACGGTTTCGCGATCTGAGCAGGGCGGTGGCGGAGTTCAGAAGGGACATTCACGAATCTCGTTGTTGCACGAGAATCATCTGGTTAGATAAGCCAGGTGAAAGCAGCATACACTTGAAGGGACTAGATGAAGACAAACTCCCTTCAACCGATATGATCGTGTACAAACCCCTTCACGGGTCGCGACTCCATAACATCATCGCCCTTCTTCCGGAGTTTGGTGGCAGTGTTCAGAGGAATACTAATGCTTTAGGGCGCGCAAAAGGAATTACTGAAATACAACAAAAACAGGAGGAAAATGATGATAAAGTGTTGACGGGGAAGAGAGTCTTGATTGTGGAGGATAATGGAATGTTGAGAATGTTAGCGAAGAACATCGTTTCCAGTCTTGGTGGAATGGTGGAGGTCTGCGATAACGGGGAGGAGGCAGTTGAATTGGTTTGCAAGAGGCTGCTAATTAGTGATGATCAGAAGTTGGACTACATTCTCATGGATTGTGAGGTCAGTAGTCAAATACTCAAATATAGCTAG